A region of Mesorhizobium sp. AR02 DNA encodes the following proteins:
- the rocF gene encoding arginase produces MRCKIVGAPVQDGAGRMGCEMGPSALRTAGLAEVLSGLGHAVEDMGAIQATPARRIVHGNLALKALPEISAWTSAIAQAAYAASADAMPIFLGGDHSISAGTMSGLARRATEAGRPLFVLWLDAHPDFHTLDTTASGNLHGVPLAYASGQPGFSGYFPDLPAAVDPKRICTLGLRSVDPAERIALNQAGVTVHDMRAIDEHGIAPLLRAFLARVSAEDGLLHVSLDVDFLDPSIAPAVGTTVPGGATFREAHLVMEMLSDSGLVSSLDLVELNPFLDERGRTATLMVDLTASLMGRRIMDRPTRSHSGSF; encoded by the coding sequence ATGCGTTGTAAAATCGTCGGGGCGCCTGTGCAGGACGGCGCCGGCAGAATGGGATGCGAAATGGGTCCGAGTGCACTGCGGACTGCCGGACTTGCTGAAGTGCTGTCCGGCCTCGGTCACGCTGTCGAAGATATGGGCGCCATCCAGGCAACTCCGGCAAGGCGCATTGTACATGGCAATCTGGCACTGAAGGCCCTGCCCGAGATATCAGCCTGGACATCCGCGATTGCCCAGGCCGCCTACGCGGCGAGTGCGGACGCCATGCCGATCTTCCTCGGCGGGGACCATTCGATATCTGCTGGGACCATGTCTGGCCTCGCGCGCCGCGCCACAGAGGCCGGTCGCCCGCTGTTCGTGCTGTGGCTCGACGCGCACCCGGACTTCCACACGCTCGACACCACCGCAAGCGGCAATCTGCACGGTGTCCCGCTCGCTTACGCCAGCGGCCAGCCGGGTTTCAGCGGCTATTTTCCGGATCTGCCGGCAGCGGTCGATCCCAAGCGTATCTGCACCCTGGGCCTGCGCAGTGTCGACCCGGCCGAGCGCATCGCACTCAACCAGGCGGGCGTGACTGTGCACGACATGCGCGCCATCGACGAGCATGGCATCGCGCCGCTGCTGCGCGCCTTCCTGGCGCGGGTGTCGGCGGAAGACGGGCTGCTGCATGTCAGTCTCGACGTCGACTTCCTCGACCCTTCGATCGCACCGGCAGTCGGCACCACGGTTCCCGGCGGCGCGACGTTCCGCGAGGCGCATCTGGTGATGGAGATGCTGTCCGACAGCGGCCTCGTCTCCAGCCTGGACCTGGTCGAGTTGAACCCCTTTCTGGACGAGCGCGGGCGCACCGCGACGCTGATGGTCGACCTGACGGCGAGCCTGATGGGGCGCCGCATCATGGACCGCCCGACCCGCAGCCATTCCGGGAGCTTTTGA
- a CDS encoding amidohydrolase family protein yields MSTPKNPRTLFKGGTVITMDAAVPNLATGDVLVDNDRIVSVSANIQADGAEIIDASASIVMPGLVDAHHHMWLGVMRRLMPDVDDLFAYIGVVAETLGAHYRPHDMSVSTSLTAAASLDAGITTIIDACHSSRSPEHTDAALDALKGSGIRALHMVGAAMDKKASAAHLAGDLERLARNWNSTGGLVQVGLFGQFNLDWWKAARDLDMRILTEFIGDLAKLPAEVTEKGLLGPHNIFNHCTRLPEDTWQRFADARVSVTVNPRSDALFGFDDESFAYQQAIDHGLAPALGIDLDTAFGSDLFGEMHALFGQQRSAMRYRRFRGETNVPAPISVEAVLQAATINGARVAGLEAAIGTLTPGKQADIIMVRTDGVAVFPVTNAIGTIVQAVERSDVDTVMVAGKIRKRAGRLVDIDLARLASEATASRDYLLETSGYRTSPFGAAAK; encoded by the coding sequence ATGAGCACGCCGAAGAATCCCCGCACGCTATTCAAGGGCGGCACCGTCATAACGATGGATGCCGCCGTCCCCAATCTCGCGACCGGCGACGTTCTTGTCGACAACGACCGTATCGTCTCGGTCAGTGCAAACATCCAGGCGGATGGCGCCGAAATCATCGACGCCTCGGCAAGCATCGTCATGCCGGGGCTGGTCGATGCGCATCATCACATGTGGCTTGGCGTGATGCGGCGTCTGATGCCTGACGTCGACGACCTCTTCGCCTATATCGGCGTCGTCGCCGAAACGCTCGGCGCGCATTACCGCCCGCACGACATGTCTGTCAGCACCAGCCTGACGGCCGCCGCCTCGCTCGATGCCGGCATAACGACAATCATCGACGCCTGCCACAGTTCGCGCAGCCCCGAACACACCGATGCGGCGCTCGACGCACTCAAGGGGTCCGGCATCCGCGCCCTGCACATGGTCGGCGCTGCCATGGACAAGAAGGCGTCCGCCGCGCACCTGGCCGGCGATCTCGAACGCCTCGCCCGCAACTGGAATTCCACTGGTGGTCTCGTACAGGTTGGACTGTTCGGCCAGTTCAATCTCGACTGGTGGAAGGCCGCGCGCGACCTCGACATGCGGATCCTGACCGAGTTCATCGGCGATCTCGCGAAACTGCCTGCGGAGGTGACCGAGAAGGGCTTGTTGGGCCCGCACAACATCTTCAACCATTGCACGCGCCTGCCCGAGGATACCTGGCAGCGCTTTGCCGATGCCAGGGTCAGCGTGACCGTCAATCCGCGTTCCGATGCGCTGTTTGGCTTCGATGACGAAAGCTTCGCCTATCAGCAGGCCATCGACCACGGTCTGGCGCCGGCGCTTGGCATCGACCTCGACACCGCCTTCGGCAGCGATCTGTTCGGCGAGATGCATGCGTTGTTCGGACAGCAGCGTTCGGCGATGCGCTACCGCCGCTTCCGCGGTGAAACCAACGTGCCGGCGCCGATCTCCGTCGAAGCGGTGCTGCAAGCCGCCACCATCAATGGCGCCCGTGTCGCCGGCCTTGAAGCCGCCATCGGCACGCTGACGCCCGGCAAGCAGGCCGACATCATCATGGTGCGCACCGATGGTGTCGCCGTGTTCCCGGTCACCAACGCCATCGGCACGATCGTCCAGGCGGTCGAACGCTCCGACGTCGACACCGTGATGGTCGCCGGCAAGATCCGCAAACGCGCCGGCAGACTGGTCGACATCGATCTCGCCAGGCTGGCATCCGAGGCAACCGCCTCCCGCGATTATCTGCTCGAAACCAGCGGTTATCGCACCAGCCCCTTCGGAGCCGCGGCGAAATAA
- a CDS encoding type I secretion system permease/ATPase: protein MPQSHPSEPPRTTLATVLASFRRAFAGIALMSGVVNILALTGSFFMLQVYDRVIPGRSVPTLVGLAVFAGTLFVFQGVLELIRSRLLVRIGMGLDSQLSGQVYTALMRLPLRTKLAGDGMQSLRDLDQVRSFLSSAGPTALFDLPWMPLYLGICFLFHFWIGMTALAGAIILFSLTLLAEARTREPAKEANRQAAARNTLAEATRRNVEVLQAMGFGSRIAERWSDINAGYLSTNAKASDLAGTLGTISKILRMMLQSGILAIGAWLVIHQEATGGIMIASSIMMGRALAPIELAIAHWKGFVTARQAWARLTQLLALLPEAATTVSLPAPVSALVVEGISVTPPGERRVVVQDAGFALEKGAGLGIIGPSASGKSSLVRAIAGIWLPGRGAVRLDGATLDQWSPNELGKHVGYLPQDVQLFDGTIADNIARFEPAAPSDKILSAARAAGVHDLIVHLPEGYETRIGEAGSALSAGQRQRVALARALYGDPFLVILDEPNSNLDAEGEAALTEAIQGVRARGGIAVVVAHRPSALASLDQVLVMANGRVQAFGPKNEVLNKVTRPGGVPLKVVSAPEENAS from the coding sequence ATGCCGCAGTCCCATCCGTCAGAGCCGCCGCGAACGACCCTCGCGACGGTTCTGGCGTCCTTCCGCCGTGCGTTTGCCGGCATCGCGCTGATGAGCGGTGTCGTCAACATATTGGCGCTGACCGGCTCGTTCTTCATGCTGCAGGTCTATGACCGCGTCATTCCCGGCCGCAGCGTGCCGACGCTGGTCGGACTTGCGGTGTTTGCCGGCACGCTGTTTGTCTTCCAGGGCGTGCTCGAGCTCATCCGGTCGCGCCTGCTGGTGCGCATCGGCATGGGTCTGGATTCCCAGCTGAGCGGCCAGGTCTATACCGCACTGATGCGGCTGCCTTTGCGGACTAAACTCGCGGGCGATGGCATGCAGTCACTGCGCGATCTCGACCAGGTGCGGTCGTTCCTGTCGAGCGCGGGGCCGACGGCGCTTTTCGACCTGCCGTGGATGCCGCTCTATCTCGGCATCTGTTTCCTCTTCCATTTCTGGATCGGCATGACGGCTCTCGCCGGCGCCATCATCCTGTTCAGCCTGACGCTGCTTGCCGAGGCTCGCACGCGCGAGCCCGCCAAGGAAGCCAACCGCCAGGCCGCCGCGCGCAACACGCTGGCCGAGGCGACGCGGCGCAACGTCGAGGTGCTGCAGGCGATGGGCTTTGGTTCGCGCATCGCCGAGCGTTGGTCTGATATCAACGCCGGCTATCTCAGCACCAATGCGAAAGCCAGCGATCTGGCCGGTACCCTCGGAACCATCTCCAAGATCCTGCGCATGATGCTGCAGTCCGGCATCCTGGCGATCGGCGCCTGGCTCGTCATTCACCAGGAAGCGACAGGCGGCATCATGATTGCGAGTTCCATCATGATGGGCCGGGCGCTGGCGCCGATCGAACTGGCCATCGCGCACTGGAAGGGCTTCGTCACCGCCCGCCAGGCCTGGGCGCGGCTGACCCAGCTTCTGGCACTGCTTCCCGAGGCGGCGACGACCGTTTCTTTGCCGGCGCCGGTTTCAGCCCTTGTCGTCGAAGGCATAAGCGTCACGCCGCCGGGCGAGCGGCGGGTGGTCGTGCAGGATGCCGGCTTTGCGCTGGAAAAAGGCGCCGGCCTCGGCATCATAGGCCCAAGTGCTTCCGGTAAATCCTCGCTGGTGCGGGCAATTGCCGGTATCTGGCTGCCGGGCCGCGGCGCCGTCAGGCTGGACGGTGCAACGCTTGACCAATGGTCGCCGAATGAGCTCGGCAAGCATGTCGGCTATCTGCCGCAGGATGTGCAGCTGTTCGACGGCACCATTGCCGACAACATCGCGCGTTTCGAGCCCGCGGCGCCCTCGGACAAGATCTTGTCGGCCGCCCGGGCGGCGGGTGTGCACGACCTGATCGTTCATCTGCCGGAAGGCTACGAGACACGTATCGGCGAGGCCGGATCGGCCCTGTCGGCCGGCCAGCGGCAAAGAGTGGCACTGGCGCGGGCGCTTTATGGCGATCCGTTCCTGGTCATCCTCGACGAGCCCAATTCGAACCTCGATGCCGAAGGCGAGGCCGCCTTGACCGAGGCGATCCAGGGTGTTCGCGCCCGCGGCGGCATCGCCGTCGTGGTGGCGCATCGCCCAAGCGCGCTGGCGAGCCTCGACCAGGTCCTGGTCATGGCGAATGGCCGGGTCCAGGCGTTCGGGCCGAAGAACGAAGTCTTGAACAAGGTTACCCGTCCGGGTGGTGTGCCGTTGAAGGTCGTGTCCGCGCCCGAGGAGAACGCATCCTGA
- a CDS encoding ornithine cyclodeaminase, with amino-acid sequence MTAAKLNIVPFVSVDRMMKLVIAIGVERFLTELAGYIEEDFRRWELFDKTPRIASHSHDGVIELMPTSDGRLYGFKYVNGHPKNMRQGLQTVTAFGVLADVGSGYPMLLTEMTILTALRTAATSAVAAKYLAPGGAHTMAIIGNGAQSEFQAIAFKALTGVDRLRLYDIDRSASMKCAKNLAGMGFDITICATGQEAVEGAGIITTVTADKQCATILTDNMVGSGVHINAVGGDCPGKTELHRDILLRSDIFVEFPPQTRIEGEIQQLDPDHPVTELWQVIAAKTQGRRDAKQITLFDSVGFAIEDFSALRYVRDQLQVTGLYEELDLLADPDEPRDLFGMLLRAAMQPAA; translated from the coding sequence ATGACCGCAGCGAAGCTGAACATTGTCCCCTTCGTCAGCGTCGACCGCATGATGAAGCTGGTGATTGCCATTGGCGTCGAGCGCTTCCTGACCGAGCTCGCGGGCTACATCGAGGAAGATTTTCGGCGCTGGGAGCTTTTCGACAAGACGCCACGCATCGCCTCGCACAGCCATGACGGCGTCATCGAACTGATGCCGACAAGCGATGGGCGCCTCTATGGCTTCAAATACGTCAACGGCCACCCGAAGAATATGCGCCAGGGTTTGCAGACGGTCACCGCCTTCGGCGTGCTCGCCGATGTCGGCAGCGGCTACCCGATGCTGCTCACCGAGATGACCATCCTGACTGCGCTGCGCACCGCTGCTACGTCCGCTGTCGCGGCCAAGTATCTGGCACCGGGCGGCGCGCACACAATGGCCATCATCGGCAATGGCGCCCAGTCGGAATTCCAGGCGATCGCCTTCAAGGCGCTGACCGGCGTCGATCGGCTCAGGCTCTACGACATCGACCGCTCAGCCTCGATGAAATGCGCGAAGAACCTGGCTGGCATGGGATTCGACATCACCATCTGCGCAACCGGGCAGGAAGCGGTTGAAGGTGCAGGCATCATCACGACCGTTACCGCCGACAAGCAGTGCGCCACCATTCTCACCGACAACATGGTTGGCTCCGGCGTGCACATCAACGCCGTCGGCGGCGACTGCCCCGGCAAGACCGAACTGCACAGGGACATCCTGCTGCGCTCCGACATTTTCGTCGAGTTCCCGCCACAGACACGCATCGAGGGCGAGATACAGCAGCTGGATCCCGATCATCCGGTGACGGAGCTCTGGCAAGTGATTGCCGCCAAGACCCAAGGGCGCCGAGACGCCAAGCAGATCACGCTGTTCGATTCAGTCGGCTTCGCCATCGAGGATTTTTCGGCGTTGCGCTATGTGCGCGACCAGTTGCAGGTGACCGGCCTTTATGAAGAACTCGACCTTCTGGCCGATCCGGATGAGCCACGCGACCTGTTCGGCATGTTGCTGAGGGCAGCCATGCAACCGGCCGCCTGA
- a CDS encoding HlyD family type I secretion periplasmic adaptor subunit gives MAVAPTIDRTIRRYLLGGVAACILLVGGAGSLAAVTELSGAVIAPGKLVVDSSVKKVQHPTGGVVGTILAREGDAVKSGQVLIRLDETVTRANLAIVTKGLDEFEARLARLEAERDDQDAIAFPTSLTSRRDDSNVARAMAGEQSLFEFRRQARAGQKAQLEERIAQLSQEASGLTEQRTAKSRETELIGTELDSIRTLWLKKLVSIDRLTALERDAVRLDGEHGQLTASIAQSKGRIAETRLQIIQVDQDLRSEVATELRDVQGKISEFVERKVSAEDQLKRIDIRSPQDGVVHQLAVHTVGGVISPGEVIMLVVPVADDLTVEARIAPQDIDQLSLGQDVALKLSAFNQRVTPELNGVVNEISADLSVDERSGAGFYTVRVSLPRTELKKLKGLTLAPGMPVEAFFSTGSRTMLSYLVKPLADQIARAFREE, from the coding sequence ATGGCTGTGGCTCCGACCATCGACCGGACCATCCGGCGCTATTTGCTTGGCGGTGTGGCGGCTTGCATCCTTCTCGTCGGTGGTGCGGGCAGCCTGGCGGCGGTCACCGAGCTCTCCGGCGCCGTGATCGCACCGGGAAAGCTGGTCGTCGATTCCAGCGTCAAGAAGGTGCAGCACCCCACAGGTGGCGTGGTTGGCACCATTCTGGCGCGCGAAGGTGATGCTGTGAAGTCCGGCCAGGTTCTGATCCGTCTCGATGAGACCGTCACCCGCGCCAACCTGGCAATCGTTACCAAGGGCCTCGACGAATTCGAGGCTCGGCTGGCCCGTCTCGAAGCCGAACGTGATGATCAAGATGCCATTGCCTTCCCAACTTCGCTGACTTCAAGGCGAGATGACTCCAACGTTGCGCGTGCCATGGCCGGCGAACAGTCGCTGTTCGAGTTTCGCCGTCAGGCCCGCGCCGGACAGAAGGCGCAGCTGGAAGAACGCATCGCGCAACTTTCGCAAGAAGCCTCCGGGCTTACCGAACAACGGACCGCCAAGAGCCGGGAAACAGAACTGATCGGTACCGAGCTCGACAGCATCCGCACGCTCTGGCTTAAGAAACTCGTCTCGATTGACCGCCTGACGGCGCTGGAGCGCGACGCGGTTCGGCTCGATGGCGAACATGGGCAACTGACGGCATCGATTGCCCAATCGAAAGGCCGCATCGCAGAAACCCGGTTGCAGATCATCCAGGTCGACCAGGATCTGCGTAGCGAGGTTGCGACCGAGCTCCGCGACGTTCAGGGAAAAATATCCGAATTCGTCGAACGCAAGGTTTCGGCCGAGGACCAGCTCAAGCGCATCGACATCCGCAGTCCGCAGGATGGCGTGGTCCACCAGCTTGCCGTCCACACGGTCGGCGGCGTCATCTCGCCGGGCGAGGTGATCATGCTCGTGGTGCCGGTGGCGGATGATCTGACCGTCGAGGCCCGCATTGCCCCACAGGATATCGACCAGCTCTCGCTGGGCCAGGACGTGGCCCTAAAACTCTCGGCATTCAATCAGCGCGTGACGCCGGAACTGAACGGCGTGGTCAACGAGATCTCCGCCGATCTCAGTGTCGACGAGCGCAGCGGCGCGGGCTTCTACACGGTTCGCGTCAGCCTGCCGCGCACGGAGCTGAAGAAACTGAAAGGCCTTACCCTGGCGCCGGGCATGCCCGTCGAGGCGTTCTTCTCCACCGGCAGTCGCACCATGTTGTCCTACCTGGTGAAACCTCTGGCCGATCAGATAGCGCGCGCGTTCCGGGAAGAGTGA
- a CDS encoding SDR family NAD(P)-dependent oxidoreductase, whose translation MSRIFISGSSAGLGLMAGELLVSQGHQVVLHARNAARAGDAHKALPQAEAIVEGDLDTVAGARQVAARVNELGRFDAVIHNAAVGYREAHRLTADGLPHVFAINTFSAYVLTALIERPRRLVYLSSGMHHHADANLDDILWRKRRWNGSTAYAESKLHDAMLAFAVARRWPGVLSNALEPGWVPTKMGGPGAPDDMKQAHLTQAWLAASNEPQAEATGRYFYHLRPLAANRQAGDKALQDRLLEICGELSGITLPA comes from the coding sequence ATGTCTCGTATCTTCATTTCCGGCTCGTCCGCCGGCCTCGGCCTGATGGCAGGCGAACTGCTCGTAAGCCAGGGCCATCAGGTCGTCCTTCACGCCCGCAACGCAGCCCGCGCCGGCGACGCCCATAAGGCTCTACCTCAAGCCGAGGCGATCGTGGAAGGCGACCTCGATACAGTTGCCGGAGCCAGGCAAGTCGCCGCGCGCGTCAATGAACTTGGCCGCTTCGATGCGGTGATCCACAATGCCGCCGTCGGCTATCGCGAAGCCCATCGCCTGACGGCCGACGGCTTGCCACACGTCTTCGCCATCAACACTTTCTCGGCCTATGTCCTGACCGCCTTGATCGAGCGACCACGCCGGCTCGTCTATCTCAGTTCAGGCATGCACCATCACGCGGATGCCAATCTCGACGACATCCTTTGGCGCAAGCGCCGCTGGAACGGTTCGACCGCCTATGCCGAGAGCAAGCTGCACGATGCGATGCTGGCATTCGCGGTGGCCCGTCGCTGGCCCGGCGTATTGTCGAACGCGCTCGAACCGGGTTGGGTGCCCACAAAAATGGGCGGCCCCGGGGCGCCCGATGATATGAAGCAGGCACACCTGACGCAGGCCTGGCTCGCTGCCAGCAACGAGCCGCAAGCCGAAGCGACCGGCCGCTATTTCTATCACTTGCGTCCACTGGCCGCCAACCGTCAGGCCGGCGACAAGGCGCTTCAGGATCGTCTGCTTGAAATCTGCGGCGAACTTTCCGGCATCACGCTGCCGGCCTGA
- a CDS encoding LysR family transcriptional regulator: protein MAFDGRILSGVSVLAAVVEGGTFVKAAELIGITDSGVSRAIGRLEARLGVRLLDRTTRSLSLTDEGRRFYEEVKPHLNAIEDAAVVASGTASAVRGRLKVDIDPFFLPLVLAGRLGAFCDRYPELTIEFVSKEQFGDLVSDGIDLAIRFGQPRFSTLVARKLIEAPILTVASPRYIERHGRPGQPTDLPAHRCLQFLDPHSGTPFDWAFVRGEETIEVATSGPLTFTDPKSMLEECIAGTGVTQVISWGVGELLADGVLIDLFPDWHGELFPLFAFHPSRKHPPAKVRAFVDFCVEVCREL from the coding sequence ATGGCGTTCGATGGTCGGATCTTGTCCGGGGTCAGCGTGCTGGCGGCGGTGGTCGAAGGCGGCACTTTCGTCAAAGCCGCCGAGCTCATCGGCATTACCGATTCAGGCGTCAGCCGGGCCATTGGACGGCTTGAAGCGCGTCTGGGCGTGCGGCTTCTCGACCGCACCACGCGATCCCTGTCGCTGACCGATGAGGGCCGGCGCTTCTACGAAGAAGTAAAACCCCACCTGAATGCGATCGAGGATGCGGCGGTTGTCGCCTCTGGTACGGCCTCGGCTGTACGAGGCCGCCTCAAGGTGGACATCGACCCCTTCTTTCTGCCGCTGGTTCTGGCCGGCCGGCTCGGCGCTTTTTGCGATCGCTATCCCGAGCTGACGATCGAGTTCGTGTCGAAAGAGCAGTTCGGGGACCTGGTGTCGGATGGCATCGACCTCGCGATTCGGTTCGGACAGCCACGTTTCTCGACCCTGGTCGCGCGCAAGTTGATCGAGGCGCCGATCCTGACCGTCGCTTCCCCGCGCTATATCGAGCGCCATGGACGACCGGGCCAGCCCACCGACCTCCCAGCGCACCGATGCCTGCAATTCCTGGACCCACACAGCGGCACGCCATTCGACTGGGCGTTCGTGCGCGGCGAGGAAACGATCGAGGTTGCGACCAGCGGACCTCTGACCTTCACCGACCCTAAATCGATGCTGGAGGAATGCATCGCTGGAACGGGCGTCACCCAAGTCATCAGTTGGGGCGTCGGGGAATTGTTGGCGGATGGGGTTTTGATCGATCTCTTTCCGGACTGGCATGGCGAGCTCTTCCCGCTATTTGCCTTTCACCCTTCGCGCAAGCATCCGCCGGCCAAGGTGCGCGCCTTCGTCGATTTCTGCGTTGAGGTGTGTCGAGAGCTGTAA
- a CDS encoding arabinose transporter has protein sequence MSALATPALNRSNAAPTHLSRPAPGIIAALFCGYLCVGLPLPVLPLFVHDKLGFSSLIVGLVIGIQFLATVLTRGYAGRVTDQQGGKRAAIQGAVVCACAGLLYFISALPGLSPSISLAIVVVGRLTAGFGESQFVTGCVSWSIASVGPQRAGMSMSWTGIAMFAALAVGAPVGMALYQAYGLDAAMVACVVAPLIAAAIAFGSTSYMTPGGQRLPFYRVVGQIWREGLGLMLQGVGLSGLTAFASLYFAAHGWGHAGLVMTAFGVGFILMRVLFGHLPDRIGGYRVALWSMVIEAVGQVMIWSTPHESLALAGALVTGLGCALIFPALGVEALKRVLPANRGSAMGAFVAFLDIAYGLAGPVAGFVAGQFGYAAVYLLGAASALLGVALVSTAARSREN, from the coding sequence ATGTCAGCACTCGCTACCCCTGCGCTGAACCGGTCGAATGCCGCGCCGACTCATCTTTCCCGTCCCGCGCCTGGCATCATCGCGGCACTGTTCTGTGGCTATCTCTGCGTCGGTCTGCCGCTGCCGGTGCTGCCGCTGTTTGTCCATGACAAACTCGGATTCAGCAGCCTGATCGTCGGGCTGGTCATCGGCATCCAGTTCCTGGCTACGGTGCTGACGCGCGGCTATGCCGGGCGCGTCACGGATCAGCAAGGCGGCAAGCGCGCGGCGATTCAGGGTGCGGTCGTCTGTGCGTGTGCCGGGCTCCTCTATTTCATCTCCGCGCTGCCCGGCCTGTCGCCGTCAATCAGCCTCGCCATTGTGGTTGTCGGTCGCCTGACGGCCGGGTTTGGCGAGAGCCAATTCGTCACGGGCTGCGTCTCGTGGTCGATCGCCTCGGTCGGCCCGCAGCGCGCCGGCATGTCGATGTCCTGGACCGGCATTGCGATGTTCGCAGCCCTTGCCGTTGGCGCGCCGGTCGGCATGGCGCTCTATCAGGCCTATGGGCTCGATGCCGCCATGGTTGCCTGCGTCGTGGCGCCGCTCATCGCCGCCGCAATCGCCTTTGGCTCGACCTCCTACATGACGCCCGGCGGCCAACGACTGCCCTTCTACCGCGTCGTCGGCCAGATCTGGCGCGAAGGTCTTGGCCTCATGCTGCAAGGCGTCGGCCTTTCCGGCCTCACCGCCTTTGCATCGCTCTATTTCGCCGCGCATGGCTGGGGCCATGCCGGCTTGGTGATGACCGCTTTCGGCGTCGGCTTCATTCTCATGCGGGTCTTGTTTGGACATCTGCCCGACAGGATCGGCGGCTATCGCGTCGCTCTGTGGTCCATGGTCATAGAGGCGGTAGGACAGGTCATGATCTGGAGTACGCCGCATGAGAGCCTCGCGCTGGCCGGCGCCCTCGTCACTGGACTGGGCTGCGCGCTGATCTTTCCTGCCCTTGGTGTCGAAGCCCTGAAGCGCGTCCTGCCGGCAAACAGGGGCAGTGCCATGGGTGCCTTTGTCGCCTTTCTCGATATCGCCTACGGGCTCGCCGGACCTGTCGCCGGGTTCGTGGCCGGCCAGTTCGGTTACGCTGCCGTCTACCTGCTTGGTGCAGCCAGCGCGTTGCTCGGCGTGGCATTGGTCTCCACGGCCGCACGCAGCCGCGAAAACTGA
- a CDS encoding Lrp/AsnC family transcriptional regulator, with the protein MDALDERLVTLLRHDARRSVSDLAVDLGVSRATVRARMERLERSGEIIGYTVVLRADAVDQRIRGIMLIEIEGHAADRVVRALGGFPEVSTIHTTNGRWDLVVELGTASLTDFDAVLRRIRLIAGITGSETSLLLATPRTTRARLT; encoded by the coding sequence ATGGATGCACTGGACGAACGGCTCGTGACCTTGCTGCGGCATGACGCGCGTCGCAGCGTATCGGACCTCGCCGTCGATCTCGGCGTCTCGCGTGCCACGGTCAGGGCGCGCATGGAGCGGCTGGAACGATCCGGCGAGATCATCGGCTACACTGTGGTGCTGCGCGCCGACGCGGTCGATCAGCGCATCCGCGGTATCATGCTCATCGAGATTGAGGGCCATGCCGCCGACCGCGTGGTCCGGGCGCTGGGTGGTTTCCCCGAAGTCTCGACCATCCATACCACCAATGGTCGATGGGATCTGGTGGTTGAACTCGGCACGGCCTCGCTGACTGATTTCGATGCCGTGCTACGGCGCATCCGCCTCATAGCCGGCATAACGGGCAGCGAAACCAGTCTACTGCTGGCGACGCCACGCACGACGCGAGCACGACTGACCTAG